The DNA sequence GTCGTCCTCGGCGATGCCGGCGTCGATCACCTGCCAGTACTCGTTGTAGGTCATCGTGCTGATGCAGGCCGCCTGTTTCTGTAGCAGGGGATCGACGTTGAAGCCCTGCTTCAGCACGGTCACACCCTCGGGGCCGCCCTCGGTCGACAGGCCAAGCGTGTTCATCCAGGACAGGAACGGGTATTCGTTGCCCGCGAACCAGACGCCCAGGGTCTTGCCCGCGAAATCGGTCGCCGGATCGCTGATGCCGCTTTCCTTCAGACAGGTCAGCATCATGCCCGACGCCTTGAAGGGCTGGGCAATGTTCACCATCGGCAGGCCCTTTTCGCGCGCGGCCAGCGCCGCAGGCATCCATTCGACGATAACGTCCGCGCCGCCGCCGGCCAGGACCTGGGTTGGGGCGATGTCAGGACCGCCCGGCAGGATGGTTAGGTTGACGCCCTCTTCCTCGTAGAAACCCTTTTCCTGCGCGACGTAATAGCCCGCGAACTGGGCCTGCGTGACCCATTTCAGCTGCAGTGTCAGATCGCCCGCCTGCGCCCCTCCGGCCATCAGCGCAAGGGCCGCGGCCCCGGTCATCAGTCTTGTCATTTCCCGTCTCTCCTGTTGGTGGGATCCGCCCCGGATGGGGATGCGGCCCCGGTTAGTTGCGCTGCGACGGGTGCCAGAACGTCACCTTCTTTTCGATCAGCGCAACGATGCCATAGAACAGCGTTCCCGCCAGCGCCGCCACGACAATTTCGGCCCAGACCAGCGGCAGGTCCAGACGTCCCACCGCGGTCGAGATGCGGAAACCCATGCCGCGCGTCGGGCTGCCGAAGAATTCGGCAACGATCGCCCCGATCAGGGCCAGCGTGGTGGTGATCTTCAACCCGTTGAACAGAAAAGGCATCGCGGCGGGCAGGCGCAGCTTCCACAGCGCCGCGCCATAGGGGGCGGCCCAGCTGGCCATCAGGTCACGCTGCATCGCATCAGTGGCGCGCAGGCCCGCGACCATGTTCACCAGGATCGGGAAGAAGACCATCACCACCACGACCGCGGCCTTGGACTGCCAGTCGAAGCCGAACCACATCACCAAAATCGGAGCGATGCCGACGATGGGCAGGGCGGCGATGAAATTGCCGATGGGCAGCAGCCCGCGCTGCAGGAAGGGGCTGCGGTCGATGGCGATGGCGGTCAGAACCGCCGCCGCCGCACCGATCAGCCAGCCGGTCAGCGCCCCCTTGAGGATCGTCTGGACGAAATCGGTCCACAGAATGCCGGTATTGGCCGCAAAACTGGCCGCGATCTGGCTGGGTGCGGGCAGGATCACGGTCGGGATCGCATAGGCGCGGACCGCCATCTCCCACAGCAGGATGATCGTGCCGCCAAAGATGATCGGCACGACGGCGCGCGTGGCGGGCGTGTCGAACCCGGCCAGCCACGCGTTGAACAGCCACGCGATCAGCCATACCGCCAACAGCGGCGCGGCCGTCGGCGCCAGCCAATGCGTGGCGACCAGGGCGACGATGCCCCCCGCGACCACCTGAATGTTCTGCAGGAACCAATAGGTCCGACCAAGGTGCAGCTCTGTCATCGTGCCAACCCCATGCGGCTGAGGGTGCGTCGCTCCAGCCATCCGACGATGGCCACAAGGCCCGCGGCCAGCAGGGCCGCGACGAACAGCGCCGACCAGATCTGGACGGTCTGGCCGTAATAGCTGCCTGACAGCAGGCGCGCGCCAAGCCCTGCGGTCGCTCCGGCGGGCAGTTCGCCCACGATGGTTCCGACCAGCGCCGCGGCGATCGCGACCTTGAGGCTGGCGAACAGGTAGGGCAGCGAAGACGGCAGCCGCAGCCGCCAGAAGACCTGGGCGTTGCTGGCGCTCCAGCTGCGCATCTGGTCCAGCTGCATCGCATCGGGGGTGCGCAGGCCTTTGACCATGCCGACCAGCACCGGAAAGAACGACAGCCATGCGGCGATGATCGCCTTGGGCAAAAGACCCGTGACACCCATGCTGGACAGGACCACGATGACCATCGGCGCGATGGCCAGGATCGGAACGGTCTGGCTGGCCACGGCCCAGGGCATGACCGACTGATCCATGCTGCGGCTGTGGACGATGCCGACCGCCAGCAGGATGCCCGCGCCGGTGCCGATGGCAAAGCCCGCCAGCGTCGCGGACAGGGTCACCCAAGCATGCCAGACCAGGCTGCGGCGCGAGGTGATGGCCTGACCGGCCACCCCCTCCCACAGGCCGACGGCCACCTGGTGGGGGGCGGGCAGCACGGGGCGTTCCTGCACGAGGGTGCGCGCGACAAGGTCGGGAAGGGTCAGCGTCACCTCGGCCCGGGCGGCCTGGTCACGCTCCCATTGGGCGTTCATGCGGATCGCGGCCAGGTACCAGACGGCGACGATGGCCAGCAGCACCGTCATCACGGGCACAAGCCGCCCCCTAGTCATGGCTGTGCCCGTCGCGCAGCCCCTCGCGGACCTCATGGGCCAGGGCGATGAACTCGGGGGTGTCGCGGATGTCCAGCGGACGGTCCGGGGGCAGGGTGCTTTCGATCACGCGGGTGATGCGGCCCGGACGCGGCGACATGACGACGATCTTGGTCGACAGATAGACCGCCTCGGGGATCGAATGCGTGACAAAGCCGATGGTCTTGCCGGTCTTGCGCCACAGGGCCAGCAGCGCCTCGTTCAGGCGGTCGCGCACGATCTCGTCCAAGGCGCCGAAGGGTTCGTCCATCAGCAGGATGTCGGCGTCGAAGGCCAGCGCGCGGGCGATGCTGGCGCGCTGCTGCATGCCGCCCGACAACTGCCACGGAAACTTGCCGCCAAAGCCCGACAGTTCGACCAGGTCCATGACCCGGGTGATGCGTTCCGCGCGATCAGCCTTGGAAAACCCCATGATCTCCAGCGGCAGAGAGATGTTCCCCGCGATCGTCCGCCACGGGTAAAGCCCCGGCGCCTGGAACACGTACCCATAGGCGCGCGCCCGTCGGGCCGCGTCCGGCTCCATCCCGTTGACGCGCAGGGTTCCGTCGGTAGGCGTCTCCAGCGCGGCGATGCTGCGCAGGAACGTGGTCTTGCCGCATCCCGACGGCCCGATGAAGCTGACGAATTCGCCGGGCGCGATGGACAGGTCCACGTCCTTGAGGGCGTGCACCGGCCCGTCGGCGGTCTGGAAGGTCAGGCTGACGCCGCTTGCCTCGATGACGGTCAAGTCACACCCCGCTTGCGGGAATGCCGCCGCGCTGGACCGGGCGCGGCGCGGTCAGGTCCTTCCAGGCGGACAGCGCGCGGTTCACCTGACCGCGCGGCTCGCGGGCCACGAATTCGCCGTGCCCCTCGCGGCTGTCGACCTTGCCTTCGGTCACCGCGACGACGCCGCGGGTCAGGGTGAACCGCGGCAGGCCTTTGACGGTCTGTCCCTCGAACACATTGTAATCGATCGCGGATTGCTGGGCACCGGCAGTGATCGTCTTGGTTTCCTCGGGGTCCCAGACCACCAGGTCCGCGTCGCTGCCGACCAGGACCGCGCCCTTTTTCGGATACATCCCCATGATCTTGGCGATGTTGGTCGAGGTGACGGCCACGAACTCGTTCGGCGTCAGCCGCCCCGTGCCGACCCCATGCGTCCACAGCATCGGCATCCGATCCTCAAGGCCCCCGGTGCCGTTCGGAATCTTGGTGAAATCGCCGATGCCGGTACGTTTCTGATCGGTTGTGAAGGCGCAATGGTCGGTCGCCACGACCGACAGGCTGCCCGACTGCAGACCGGCCCACAGGCTGTCCTGGTGCTGCTTGTTGCGGAACGGCGGCGACATGACCCGGCGTGCGGCATGATCCCAATCCGCGTTGAAATACTCGGATTCGTCCAGCGTCAGGTGCTGGATCAGCGGCTCGCCCCAGACCCGCTTGCCTTGGGCGCGCGCCCGGCGGATCGCCTCATGGCTGTCCTCGCAGCTGACATGGACCACGTACAGCGGCACGCCTGCCATGTCGGCCACCATGATCGCGCGGTTCGTGGCCTCGCCCTCGACCTGGGGCGGGCGGGAGTAGGCGTGGGCCTCGGGGCCGGTGTTCCCCTCGGCCAGCAGTCGCGCGGACAGTTCTGCCACGACATCGCCGTTCTCGGCATGGACCATCGCCACGCCGCCCAGATCTCCCACCCGGCGGAACGACGCGAACAGCTCGTCGTCATTCACCATCAAGGCGCCCTTGTAGGCCATGAAATGCTTGAAGCTGGTGATGCCGCGGTCCACGACCGCCTCCATCTCGTCGAACACTTGCTGGCCCCACCACGTGACCGCCATGTGATAGCTGTAATCGCAATGCGCGCGCCCGGACTTGTTGTCCCACATCTGCAGCGCATCCAGCAGTCCCTGGCCCGGCGACGGCAGCGCGAAATCCACGACCATCGTCGTGCCGCCCGCCAGTGCCGCCCGCGTCCCGCTCTCGAAATCGTCGGCCGAATAGGTGCCCATGAAGGGCATCTCCAGATGCGTGTGCGGGTCGATCCCGCCCGGCATGACCAGGCAGCCGCCCGCATCCAGGACGGTGTCACCGACCAGCCCCTGACCGATCGCGGCAATACGCCCCCCCTCGATCAGCACGTCGGCCTGATAGCTCAGATCCGCCGTGACGATGGTTCCGCCCCTGATGACCGTGCTCATGGCATCCCTCTTCTTCTTTGTCCAAATACCCTGGGGGTCCGGGGGTGAAACCCCCGGCCGCGGTCCGCGTCAGCGGACGATCTCAGCCGCGTCCAGCACCGCGTGCAGCAGCACGTCGCATCCCGCACGCGCCCAGTCCGGCGTGATCGCCTCGGCCTCGTTGTGGCTCAGCCCGCCTTCGCAGGGGCACATGATCATCACTGTCGGCGCAACCTTGGCAATCCAGCAGGCGTCATGCCCCGCGCCCGACACGATATCCATGTGGCTATATCCCAGCTTCTCGGCCGCGCCGCGCACCTTGCCGACCAGGTCGGGATCAAAGGTCACCGGGTCGAAATGCCCGACCGGCTCAATCTCGATTCCCAGCCCCAGTTCCGCGGCAATTTCAGCGGCCTCCGCTTCCAACCTCGACCGCATCGACGTCAGCTTCTCCAGATCGGGCGACCGGAAATCAATGCAGAACACCGCCTTTCCCGGAATGACATTGCGGCTGTTCGGGAAAAGGTTGGCTTGGCCGACGGCACCGACCGCATCCGGCTGGTGGTCCATCGCGATGCGATGCACCGCCTCTATGATCCGCGCCATGCCAAGGCCCGCATTCACGCGCATCGCCATGGGCGTGCTGCCCGTATGGGCGTCCTTACCGGTCAGCGTCACCTGCAGCCACCACAGCCCTTGGCCATGGGTGACCACGCCGATCTGCTTGCCCTCTGCCTCAAGGATCGGGCCCTGTTCGATATGCAGTTCGAACATCGCGTGGATCTTGCGGTCGCCCGGCGCTTCGGTTCCGCGCCAGCCGATCCTGTCCAACTCGTCGCCGAAACGCTTGCCATCGGCATCCTGCCGGCTGTTGGCGTAATCCTCTGTCAAGACGCCCGCAAAGACGCCCGACGCCAACATGGCGGGCGCGAAACGCGCGCCCTCCTCGTTGGTCCAGTTCGTCACCACGATGGGGCGGCGCGTGCGGATGCCCAGGTCCCGGATCGACCGGATCACCTCCAGCCCGGCAAGGACGCCCAGTACCCCGTCATAGCGCCCGCCGGTCGGCTGCGTGTCCAGGTGGCTGCCGATATAGACGGGGTCCAGATCGGGCTCGACTCCCTCATGGCGCATGAACATGCTGCCCATCCGGTCGACGCCCATCGTCATGCCGGCTTCTTCGCACCAGCGCTGGAAAAGGCTACGTCCCTCGGCATCGGCATCGGTCAGGGTCTGGCGATTGCAGCCCCCCGCGATGCCGGGGCCGATCTGGGCCATCTGGTCCAGACTATCCCACAGCCGATCGCCATCGACGGTCATGTTCGCAGCCGTCATCACGCCACTTGCGTCGCTCATTCGCAGTCCTTCCTGTCGGACCGCCCCGTTCTGTCGCGGGGTCGGCTGGATGGGTTTGGCCGCTTACGCGGCGGTCTTCAGCACCTCGCCAAGCGTGCCGATCAGATGATCGATCTGCGCCTCGCTGATGATCAGGGGCGGCGACATGGCGATGATGTCGCCTGTCACGCGGATCAGGATGCCTGCCTCGAACGCGCGCACGAAGATGTCGAAGGCGCGCTTGCCCGGCTGACCCTCGATCGGCGCCAGCTCCACAGCGCCAATCAGGCCCATGTTGCGGATGTCGATCACGTTCGGATGGTCCCGCAGCCCGTGGATCGCCTCTTGCCAATAGGTTTCCAGCGACGCGGCGCGCGTCAACAGACCTTCTTCGGCATAGGTGTCCAGCGTGGCGATGGCCGCCGCGCAGCTGATCGGGTTCCCAGAATAGGTATAGCCGTGGAACAGTTCGATGATGTGCTCGGGGCCCTGCATGAACGCGTCATAGATTTCCGCGGTGGCCAGGACTGCGCCCATCGGGATCACGCCGTTGGTCAGGCCCTTGGCGCAGGTGATCATGTCGGGGACAACGCCGAAATGCTGGGCCGCGAAGGGGCTACCCAAGCGTCCGAAACCCGTGATCACCTCGTCGAAGATCAGCAGGATGCCGTGCTTTTTCGTGATCGCGCGCAGCTTTTCCAGATAGCCCTTGGGCGGCATCAGGACGCCGGTCGACCCGGCCATCGGCTCGACGATGACGGCGGCGATCGTCTCGGCTCCGTGCAGGGCCACGATGCGCTCCAGCTCGTCGGCCAGGTTGGCGCCATGTTCCGGCTGCCCTTTGGTGAAGACGTTCTCGGGCAGATGGGTATGGGGCATGTGGTCGACGCCAGCCAGCAGGGTGCCGAAATGGCGGCGGTTGTTAACGATGCCCCCGACCGAGATCCCGCCGAAGCCCACGCCGTGATAGCCCCGCTCGCGCCCGATCAACCGCGTGCGGGCCGCGTCGCCCCGCGCCCGGTGATAGGCCAGCGCGATCTTCAGCGCGGTATCGACGGCCTCGCTGCCCGAATTCGTGTAGAAGACATGGTCCATCCCATCGGGCGCGATGTCCACGATGCGGTTGGCCAGCTCGAACGCCAGCGGATGGCCCATCTGGAAGGCGGGGGCATAATCCAGCTCTCCGACCTGGTTCTGGACGGCCTCGGTGATCCTGGGGCGGCAGTGGCCGGCGTTGCAGCACCACAGGCCTGCCGTCCCGTCCAGGATCTGGCGACCGTCTGCGGCCGTGTAATGCATGTCCTTGGACGCAACCAACATCCGCGGCGCCGACTTGAACTGACGGTTCGCGGTATAGGGCATCCAGAAGGCGCGCAGGTCATTCGGGGCAGGCTTGCGGTCAAGCGGCATGGGCATCGTCCTCACGGATTATTGACCAAACGGTCAGGATCAGGCTAGCACGGGGCAGGGGGCAGTCAAGCGTCCTGACAAGCCGGATGACAATTCCGACCGATCTGCCCAAAATCGGATCATGCCAGAGCCGGAGCTTCGATGACAGAGACCAGCATGCCCCAGATGACCCGGATTCAGCAGAAAAACAGGGAGCTGATCCTGAACGGGGCGTTGGAGGCGTTTTCGGCCAACGGATTGCGCGGCGCGACCATCGACCAGATCGCGCGGGCGGCGGGCCTGTCCAAGCCGAACGTGCTGTACTATTTCGGCTCCAAGGACGAAATCCACAAGGCGCTGCTGACGACCCTGCTGGAGATGTGGCTGGCGCCCATGCGCCAGATCGACCCCGACGGAGAGCCGCTGGCCGAGGTGCTGCGCTATGTGCAGGCCAAGCTGTCCATGTCGCAGGACTATCCCCGCGAAAGCCGCCTGTTCGCCCATGAGATCCTGCAGGGTGCGCCGCATCTGACCGAAATCCTGGGCGGCGATCTGCGACAGATCGTCGACCGGACGGTCGCGGTTCTGGAAGGATGGATGGACCAAGGGCTGCTGGCGCGGGTCGAGCCGCGCCACCTGATCTTCTCGATCTGGTCGATGACCCAGCACTATGCCGATTTCGAGACGCAGGTCCGCGCCGTTCTGGGCGACGGCCGCGACCCCGTGGCCGAGGGCGCGGCATTCCTGGACGATCTGTACCGAAAGCTGCTGACGCCCTAGCTGGGCTTGTCCAGCATTTCGGCCGCCGTCAGGATCAGCGACAGGTTCTCATGCGCTGCGGCGATGAAATCCTCGCGCGCGCCCGACACCCAATCCTTGGTCGCGGCGTTCGTCGCGGCGATGATGGCGGCGGCCAGGATCTCGATCACGCGTTCGTCCGACCCGGGCATCCGCCGATGCAGCAGCGTACGCATCTGCGCACGGCGCGCCAGCATGGCGCTGTTGCGCAGCGCCTCCAGCTTGGGGTCTTTGTCGGACAGGGCCAGCATCGCGCCGATCAGTTCGCGTTCGTTCAGATATCGGGCCAGATGCGCCTCGATCAGCAGGCCCAGATCCTCGATCAGGCGACCCTTGCCCGCGATGAAGATCTCGGACGCCTCGGGCGGATAGTCGGGCGGCGGACCCATCAGGGCCGCCTCCTTGTAGGGGTAGTAGTTGAAGAAGGTCCGCGTGCTGATGCCCGCATGTCGGGCGATCGCCTCGGTCGTGACATTGGGAAGACCGTCGCGGACGGCCAGTTCGATGGCTGCGGCCTGGATTTTCTTGGCGGTTTTGAAACGGCGCGTCTCGAGGGGGCTCATGCAGGTCCGATCTTGTCTTGTTGTTCCGGCCAGCGTCGCAAGCCAGCGTTGCGGCGGCAAGCCCGAAAAATGCGGAAAACGCCGTCTGCGGGTGGCAGAGGGCGTTTGCGCCTTGCGAAAAGGTCGTCTGAAATCAGCTGCCCCAGGTGCGGACGGGACCGCAATCCATGTGCACGAAGTTCGACCGGCTGTAGCGTCCCACGCCACCGGCGCGGCAGGCCACGGCAGCCTGGTACATCTGCCCGACCGAGCGCGACTTCAGCCGCAGGTCGGCCGCCTTGCCCGTCAGGTGCAGCGAGTTCTGCGCCACGCCGCTGGACTGGCGCCGCAGCATCGCGTTGGTGCGGGGCGAGCGGTATCCCGACAGCATCATGTACGGTTCGTTGGTCTGCAGCAGGCGCGAGGATGCGGCCGCCACGTCGATCATCCGCGGGTCGATGCCGATCACCTCGCCGGTGCGCCAGTCGCGCATGAACACGTTGATCTCGTTCAGGGCCTCGCGGATGTATTTTCCGTCGACCCAATAGACCGTGTCGATGCTCTCGCCGGTCCGGCCGTTGTACATCTTGACCCGCCGCATGTCGCCCGCGTTGCCGCGCAAAAATCCGAAGGCATTCGCCATCACCGGGGTCGCCGCAACACTGGTTGCCGCGAACACACCCAAGATGCCGCGACGGGAGATAATGTCCATTGTCATGTCAGATCGCCTGTCCTGCTTCGTTTTTTTAAGCCGGCGACACGTCGCGGCCTGTCGTGGTTTATCCCCGACCTGATTAACAATATGTCAAAAGCGCGTGCGCGACGAAACGGATTCTGCCGGGATGGCCGATCCTAACCCGAATTTCGGCAAGATTTCGCCTAAAACGGGTAATGTTGCACATCGGCGGCGGCGCTGTGGCGTTTTGGCAACCACTGCTTTTCCACTGCACAAACAGATGCGTGGGGTGTGGCGCGCGCACGGCGGCCGTGGGACAATACGGGCAGAATTTCGGAGGTTCAGATGGCGGTTCGAATGGTCCGGGGCGTGCTGGCGCTGACACTGGCGGGGGTCGTCGGCTGGCTTCCCGTTGTGTCCGGCGCACGCGAACCTCTCGCTGCCGTGAGCGTGGCCGCGGCGCCACGGCTGGACTTCACGCCGCAACAGATGGCCTTGGCGCTGGCAGTGTCGGACGACGCCGATCTTGCCTCGTTCTATGGCAGCAACGGGTTGCGCCCGATCTTCCTTGGCCCCGAGGGAGAGGCCCGGCGACTCGCTTTGCGGGACGCGATCGGGAACGCCCCGCGCCATGGCATCCCCGTTGCCCGATACCAGCCCGACCGCCTGACGGCGACCGAAGGACTTGCGGCCGAGATCGCCCATGCCCATTCCCTGTCACGCCTGCTGCGCGATCTGACCGGCGGCGTGCTGAACCCGACGCGCGTCGACCCCGAGATCAAGCGACAGCCCGTGCGGACCGCGGTGGTCCCGCTGCTGGCGCGGTTCGAGGCGGCGGCGGATCCTGCGGCGGTCCTTGCCGGGGCCGGACCGGACCATCCGGCCTATCTTGCGCTGCAACAGGCGCTGTTCGGGCCGGCCGATCTGTTGGTGCCGCAGAGCCTACCAAGGATTGCGACCGGTGTCTGGCGGCCAGGCCAAAGGGCCGCGGCGATCGCCGACCTGCGCACGCGCCTGGCGGCCATCGGATTTGTCGCCGATGCGCCGGATGCCACGCTGTATGACGATGCCCTTGCGCGGGCGGTCGCCGATTATCAGCGTGCGGCCGGCTTGCCGGATGACGGCGTCGCGGGCCCGCGGACCATCGCGGCACTGAACGGCGATGGCGGCACCGGACAGGACGCGCGGCAACGCGCGATCCTGGTGGCGATGGAGCGGATGCGCTGGATGGCGTCCGAGGATCTGGACAGCCGCCATGTCTGGGTGAACATCCCGGAATTCAGCACGACCATCGTGGAAGACGGGGCCGAGGTGTTCCGCACCCGCAGCGTCATGGGCAAGGACACGCCCGAGATGCGCACGCCCGAATTTTCCGAGATGATGGCCAATGTCGTGGTCAATCCCAGCTGGAACGTGCCGCGGTCCATCGCCGTTCGCGACTATCTGCCCCGCCTGCAGGCGAACCGCCATGCGCTGTCGCATCTGGACGTGGTGGATGGCGCGGGGCGGGTGCTGGCGCGGGACGGCATCGATTTTGGCCGCTATAGCGCCGCCAGCTTTCCGTTCAGGCTGCGCCAGAAGCCAAGCGACGACAATGCCCTTGGCGTGGTCAAGTTCATCTTCCCCAACCCCTGGAACATCTATCTGCACGACACGCCGTCCAAGCACCTGTTTGCGAACCGGGTGCGGGCGGAATCGAATGGCTGCATCCGCATCGGCGATCCGGTCGATCTGGCCCGCGCGCTGCTGTCGCGCCAGACCGACGATCCGGCTGCCATGTTCCAGCGCGCCCGCGACCGGGAACGCGAGACCTGGCTGAAGCTGACGCCGCCGGTTCCCGTGCATCTGGTCTATTTCACCGCCTGGCCCGGCCCGGATGGGCGCATCCGGCTGTTCGACGACATCTATGGCCGCGACGCCCGCATATGGGAGGCGCTGCAGGCCCAGGGCTTTGGCGCGGCGGCGCCCGCCATGGTCGCGGACCTGAACCCGGGGTTGTGACCCGCCCCGGAACGCGGGCACTGGAAGCAGCCTTGCAAACAGGCTAAGTCCTTGCGCGAAAGGGGGGGCCATGGTCCTGACGATGGGTGAGCTGGCGCGGGCTCTGGACGCGCAATGCTGGGGCGACCAGTCGATCCGCGTGACGGGTGCGGCGGAACCCGCGGCGGTCGGTCCGGTCGACGCGGATGGCGGCACGCTGGCCATGGCCATGGCGCCCAAATACGCCGAGGCGTTGAAGCCCGGCAGCATCGCCATCCTTGCCGAAGGGATGGACCCCGAGGCCTATGGCCTGAAGGCCGCCATCTTTGCCCCCCGCCCGCGACTGGTCATGGCCGGTCTGACGCGGGCTTTCGACCGCGGCCCGGACATCGCGCCGGGCATCCATCCGACTGCGGTCATCGACCCCACGGCCACGATCGGCGACGGCGCGGCCATCGCGCCCTTTGTCGTCATCGGTGCGCATGTGCGGATCGGACAGGGCGCCCGCATCGGGGCGCATGTCAGCATCGGTCGCGGCGCCCGCATCGGCGATCAGGCATTGATCCATCCGGGCGTGCGGATCGGCCATGACGTGACCGCGGGCGACCGTCTGATCGTGCAGCCGGGCGCGTCCATCGGCGGCGACGGGTTTTCCTTCGTCACCCCCGAGGAGTCGGGGATCGAGGAGATCCGCCGCACCCTGGGCGCCCGTGCCGCGGTCAACCAGCAGCACTGGACGCGCATCCATTCGCTTGGCGCGGTCGAGCTGGGTCATGACGTCGAGATCGGCGCGAACGCCACCATCGACCGCGGCACGATCCGGTCGACCCGCGTGGGCGACGGCACCAAGATCGACAACCTTGTGATGCTGGGCCACAACGTCGTCGTGGGCCGTGACTGCCTGCTGTGCAGCCAGGTGGGCGTGGCCGGATCGTCGGTGATCGGCGACAGGGTCGTGCTGGCCGGGCAGGTGGGCGTCAACGACAACATCCAGATCGGGGACGACGTCATTGCGGGCGGTGCCGCCAAGATCTTCACCCGCGTGCCGGCAGGCCGGGTGATCCTGGGCAACCCCGCGGTCAAGATGGAGACCCAGCTGGAGATCCAGAAGGCCATGCGGCGGCTGCCGCGTTTCGCACAACAGCTGTCCAAGCTTCAGGAAACCGTTACACGCCTGTTGGAAAAGGGCTGAACAGGAGGCGACATGACAGACGACATCACGCAGCGCATTCGGGCCATCATCGCGGAGCAGGCGATGCTGGAACCCGACCAGATCACCGATGACGCGACCCCCGCCGAACTGGGCATCGACAGTCTGGGCCTGGTCGAATCGATCTTTGCCATCGAGG is a window from the Paracoccus marcusii genome containing:
- a CDS encoding acyl carrier protein; amino-acid sequence: MTDDITQRIRAIIAEQAMLEPDQITDDATPAELGIDSLGLVESIFAIEEEFDISIPFNANEPEKSDFDISNMGTIIAAVHRLVAEKAE
- a CDS encoding TetR/AcrR family transcriptional regulator, producing MSPLETRRFKTAKKIQAAAIELAVRDGLPNVTTEAIARHAGISTRTFFNYYPYKEAALMGPPPDYPPEASEIFIAGKGRLIEDLGLLIEAHLARYLNERELIGAMLALSDKDPKLEALRNSAMLARRAQMRTLLHRRMPGSDERVIEILAAAIIAATNAATKDWVSGAREDFIAAAHENLSLILTAAEMLDKPS
- a CDS encoding L,D-transpeptidase family protein; the encoded protein is MAVRMVRGVLALTLAGVVGWLPVVSGAREPLAAVSVAAAPRLDFTPQQMALALAVSDDADLASFYGSNGLRPIFLGPEGEARRLALRDAIGNAPRHGIPVARYQPDRLTATEGLAAEIAHAHSLSRLLRDLTGGVLNPTRVDPEIKRQPVRTAVVPLLARFEAAADPAAVLAGAGPDHPAYLALQQALFGPADLLVPQSLPRIATGVWRPGQRAAAIADLRTRLAAIGFVADAPDATLYDDALARAVADYQRAAGLPDDGVAGPRTIAALNGDGGTGQDARQRAILVAMERMRWMASEDLDSRHVWVNIPEFSTTIVEDGAEVFRTRSVMGKDTPEMRTPEFSEMMANVVVNPSWNVPRSIAVRDYLPRLQANRHALSHLDVVDGAGRVLARDGIDFGRYSAASFPFRLRQKPSDDNALGVVKFIFPNPWNIYLHDTPSKHLFANRVRAESNGCIRIGDPVDLARALLSRQTDDPAAMFQRARDRERETWLKLTPPVPVHLVYFTAWPGPDGRIRLFDDIYGRDARIWEALQAQGFGAAAPAMVADLNPGL
- a CDS encoding YcbK family protein — encoded protein: MTMDIISRRGILGVFAATSVAATPVMANAFGFLRGNAGDMRRVKMYNGRTGESIDTVYWVDGKYIREALNEINVFMRDWRTGEVIGIDPRMIDVAAASSRLLQTNEPYMMLSGYRSPRTNAMLRRQSSGVAQNSLHLTGKAADLRLKSRSVGQMYQAAVACRAGGVGRYSRSNFVHMDCGPVRTWGS
- a CDS encoding UDP-3-O-(3-hydroxymyristoyl)glucosamine N-acyltransferase; this encodes MVLTMGELARALDAQCWGDQSIRVTGAAEPAAVGPVDADGGTLAMAMAPKYAEALKPGSIAILAEGMDPEAYGLKAAIFAPRPRLVMAGLTRAFDRGPDIAPGIHPTAVIDPTATIGDGAAIAPFVVIGAHVRIGQGARIGAHVSIGRGARIGDQALIHPGVRIGHDVTAGDRLIVQPGASIGGDGFSFVTPEESGIEEIRRTLGARAAVNQQHWTRIHSLGAVELGHDVEIGANATIDRGTIRSTRVGDGTKIDNLVMLGHNVVVGRDCLLCSQVGVAGSSVIGDRVVLAGQVGVNDNIQIGDDVIAGGAAKIFTRVPAGRVILGNPAVKMETQLEIQKAMRRLPRFAQQLSKLQETVTRLLEKG